In the genome of Helicovermis profundi, the window TAATTCAAATTTTCAATTTCTGAAACTAATTCACTTTCAAAAAAATAATTATCTCCAAAATAATTATCAAGTTGTTTCTTATAATTTTTTGCTATATTCATATTTTTAGCTAAAACAAGTAATTTCTTCATCTATTCACCTAATTTTTATCGCATTTGATTTACAAACTAAAACACACATTCTACACCCTATACATCTAGTTTCATCAATTATTATATTTGTCCGTCTCTCAATAGCAAATACCGGACAAGAATCTATACAAAGATCACAATTCGCACATTTAGTATTATCAATCACAAACTTCATTTTTTCACCTACAATATTATATTTTTAATTGCTTCACCCTCAATAAAAACACCATTTAAAAAACGATTATAATAAACAATTTCAAAATCTGCTTCCTTAAATGTTTTTAAAGTATCTCTATTAAGGTGACACCCATTTGCAACTTTTTTCCACAAAGGTGTCATAAAATTCAGAATAGGTTTTAAGCTATCTTTATCACTTTGAACATGCTCAATAAAATATATTTTTCCATTTTCTTTTAAGACTCTTCTTATCTCACTTAGTCCTTTTAGTGGATTTTCCACTGAACAAAACACCAATGTAATTATTATTGTATCAAATGAATTTGATTCAAAAGGTAAGTCTTCAACCGAATTGTTAAATATAAACATTTTGCTATTTTCTTTTATTTTATTAATAAAATCTACATTAAATTTAAGATCCACAAAAGACAGTTTAGATATGCTGTTCATATCATAGTATTTAATGTTTACTCCTGTTCCAGGTCCAACTTCTAAAACATTGCCATAAGCTCTTGCGCAATGTTTTTTCCTTGTTTCTCTTATGCCTTTTCTCTCAAAAGGCTCCATAAATGTATCATATATTTTCGTAGAAAAATTACTCATAATACCTCTTTCCAAAGTTTATTCTTTTAAACTTTCAATAATTTCTATCAATTTTTCTTCCACTTTATTATTTGAAACTTGACATGTACCAGCATTAAAATGTCCTCCACCTTCATATTTAAGCATAAGCTCTCCAATATTAGCATCTGACGTTTTATTAAAAATTGATTTACCAACAGTAAATACAGTGTTTTGTTTTTTTAACCCCCAAATAACTTGAATAGAAATATTCACTTGAGGAAAAAGTGCATACTTTAAAAATCTATTACCAGGATAAATCAATTCTTGTTCTCTTAAATCCACAACCAAAACATTGTTATAAACTTTAGAATTATTTTTCATTTGAATTTTAAACTTTCCGTCATATCCAAAATACAATTCTATTCTTTCTTTGACATCAGGAATTTCAAGTATTTCTTCTATTGAGTGGTCTTTACAATAATCAATAAGTTCCATCATTAAATCATAATTTGAAATCCTAAAATTTCTAAACCTTCCAAGACCTGTACGGGCATCCATCAGAAAATTAAGAAGTTCCCAACCTTTTGGAAAAAGTACATCTTCTTTCGTAAATTTTGCTGAATCTGCTTTATCTACAGCTAGCATCATTTCATCCCATTTTCTTGGAAAAACTTCTTTTCCCCCATAATATTCATAGACAACTCTAGCAGCAGAAGGCGCATCAGGGTCAATTATATAATTATCTTTTTTTCCTTTATTTCTAATTGTTTCACTTAAATGATGATCAAATGCTAGCCCAACTCCGTCTACATATGGTAAATTAGTTGTAATATCATTTTCATCCACTTTTATTATTCCATCTTGCATATCTTTAGGATGAACAAATTTAACCTCTTTTATCAAATCCATTTTTTTTAGAAGTACTGCACATACCAAACCATCAAAATCACTTCTAGTTATAAGTCTATACTTTTTATTCATCTAATCCCTCCATACAATTCTATTTTTGCCTTCATTTTTTGCTTTATATAAATTTTCATCAGCGTCTGAAATCAAATTATTATTATTTTCTACTTTATATTCTGCTATACCGCCACTTATAGTTACTTTATGATTAATTCCATCAAAATTAAAGGCTTCAATAGCTTTTCTTAGTTTATCAGCAACAATAAATGCCGATTCCTTATCCGTTTCAGGCAAAACTACTATGAATTCTTCTCCTCCATATCTCCCAACTAAATCAATTTTTCTAATATGCTCTTTTATAATTTGCGCGATATTATATAATACATCATCACCTGTTAAATGGCCATACATATCATTCACTTTCTTAAAATTATCAATATCCATCATTATAATTGATAATTTAGAATTATACCTTATAGTTCTTTCTTTTTCTTTAATTAAAAAATCTACTGCATATTTATGATTATATATATCAGTTAAACCATCTGTATTAGCCATTTTTGCTAGTATTTCATTTTTTTCCTCTAAATCTTCTATTAGAAAATATGATTTGATTTGATTTAATAACCTAGCTATAAAAACATTAGTATCAAACGGTTTCAATATATAATCATCTGCTCCTAAAAATAATATATTAGAAATTGTTTTATAATTACTAATATTAGAAATCAAAATTATTATAGCTTTAGGATTATTCTTTTTAAACTCTAACATCAAATCCTCACCTGATATATTTGGAAGTATTAAATCAACCAAGTAAATAGAATATTCTTTGTTACATTCTAAGATATCAAGTGGGTCTGAATAATAGTCAACATCTTTAAATCCATATGGCTCTAATATATTTTTTATTATCTTCAAGCTTAAATAACTATCATCTACAACTGCAATTGGAAGTTCTTTTGCTCTATTATCTATTTTACTCTCTCTATTTAATGTACCAATATAGTTTCTGATTTTATCAATAGAAATATCATTTTTTATTATATAATCCACAACACCTAAATTAAAAAGTTTCTCACGAACTGCAATATCATCTGTTGAAGTAAATACCAAAATAGGTATATCTGAAAACTCCGAATTGTTTAACTCAGTTATTATTTCCTCTCCGTCTTTACCATCAATTTCCAGTGCAGTAACAATAAGGTCTATTTTATTTACTTGTAATATTTTATATGCATCGCTGAGATTTATCGCTCCAAAAATTACGAACTCCGAATTAAGTTCTTTTACAATATCTCTAAAGGTTTCTTTAAAAAAATTACTACTCTCTATATGCAAAATATTCATTATTTTCACCTCTCGTAAATATCTTTATT includes:
- a CDS encoding 4Fe-4S binding protein, with the protein product MKFVIDNTKCANCDLCIDSCPVFAIERRTNIIIDETRCIGCRMCVLVCKSNAIKIR
- a CDS encoding class I SAM-dependent methyltransferase; its protein translation is MSNFSTKIYDTFMEPFERKGIRETRKKHCARAYGNVLEVGPGTGVNIKYYDMNSISKLSFVDLKFNVDFINKIKENSKMFIFNNSVEDLPFESNSFDTIIITLVFCSVENPLKGLSEIRRVLKENGKIYFIEHVQSDKDSLKPILNFMTPLWKKVANGCHLNRDTLKTFKEADFEIVYYNRFLNGVFIEGEAIKNIIL
- a CDS encoding DHH family phosphoesterase, coding for MNKKYRLITRSDFDGLVCAVLLKKMDLIKEVKFVHPKDMQDGIIKVDENDITTNLPYVDGVGLAFDHHLSETIRNKGKKDNYIIDPDAPSAARVVYEYYGGKEVFPRKWDEMMLAVDKADSAKFTKEDVLFPKGWELLNFLMDARTGLGRFRNFRISNYDLMMELIDYCKDHSIEEILEIPDVKERIELYFGYDGKFKIQMKNNSKVYNNVLVVDLREQELIYPGNRFLKYALFPQVNISIQVIWGLKKQNTVFTVGKSIFNKTSDANIGELMLKYEGGGHFNAGTCQVSNNKVEEKLIEIIESLKE
- a CDS encoding response regulator, coding for MNILHIESSNFFKETFRDIVKELNSEFVIFGAINLSDAYKILQVNKIDLIVTALEIDGKDGEEIITELNNSEFSDIPILVFTSTDDIAVREKLFNLGVVDYIIKNDISIDKIRNYIGTLNRESKIDNRAKELPIAVVDDSYLSLKIIKNILEPYGFKDVDYYSDPLDILECNKEYSIYLVDLILPNISGEDLMLEFKKNNPKAIIILISNISNYKTISNILFLGADDYILKPFDTNVFIARLLNQIKSYFLIEDLEEKNEILAKMANTDGLTDIYNHKYAVDFLIKEKERTIRYNSKLSIIMMDIDNFKKVNDMYGHLTGDDVLYNIAQIIKEHIRKIDLVGRYGGEEFIVVLPETDKESAFIVADKLRKAIEAFNFDGINHKVTISGGIAEYKVENNNNLISDADENLYKAKNEGKNRIVWRD